Proteins from one Sabethes cyaneus chromosome 2, idSabCyanKW18_F2, whole genome shotgun sequence genomic window:
- the LOC128734810 gene encoding protein Son has protein sequence MGDTSGAKDEKSTTAEMFPLNIKIKQEKTTSYEDSSKSETVDKLSIDLNLSNIFTSARTSNPSTGSAAENQNDTDQAKESKSIEPLKSSNEILTELFKVFNAAPPEIIDDDSNEADLKKKKRKHKKKSKKKKKSEGGSESSSDTAAEEGEILKKVKKIKKEKTKEKHKNKKPKKDKVKREKNKVKEKETHNNNVVVKSEMSSVVVKREFSNDRYSRDSADYRDSREYHQHHSGHHHSSSLREDHHQARIKQEKVDHSYREYDKERVRERDKEREDPKSHRIQIKSLKDSAIFKEAATKEKEREKDRVREKERDKDRYREHSDLREMRRRRSDSDFSISDEEPYRQGRYYDFYSKKYNSFYASYKDEEYQRNRKRKRSEDRERYRKSKSRSRSPQFDKQKLLEIARKNAISMLKKGTLPGAQGLDKESKEKLILKMKTTGKTVEELTEYCKKISEKESLNDLSSVSEDSDHDVDGSSKAFHHPFQIKDPGPIVMNIKNAVPLPPKSAEQTKALLLQYPVSSGAQHRKMESEWVPVQKPPTAAPVAIVRPEKPIPKILPTSASFVQSVEQQQPAYTAVNPVPGPQVFPPVATDPQPVLPSDPAPTTASLPVPLTVDPSVAPPAINLPTFPPPAAALEPPQMEVFPTNQEAMKLDVSSIISQRLNAMRKLQDNPADAEAIKLLYNTQKDMSAWASSKFTPGQFLGSTGVQCLSQRELAEGYQPWAKRDSLKQTAPVSGGMGMHLLQKMGWVPGEGLGKEKNGSLEPLLLDVKLDKRGLVASAEDHQRQIQMQIQQQHSGRRARFTNVKIVTDGKHPVSILGEYCSKRKWLPPRYDLVHESGPGHAKNFVFKVIVNGLEYQPAITNNTKKEAKATAAKFCLQQLGILQS, from the exons aTGGGCGATACATCTGGTGCCAAGGATGAAAAGTCTACGACAGCTGAGATGTTTCCGCTTAACATCAAAATTAAACAGGAAAAGACAACAAGCTACGAAGATTCGAGTAAATCGGAAACTGTGGATAAACTATCTATAGATTTGAATTTGTCTAATATCTTCACTTCTGCGAGAACTTCAAACCCGTCTACCGGTTCGGCAGCTGAAAATCAAAATGATACCGATCAGGCTAAGGAGAGCAAATCAATAGAACCGCTTAAATCTTCCAACGAAATACTGACGGAACTCTTTAAAGTTTTCAATGCTGCTCCACCGGAAATTATCGATGATGATTCCAACGAAGCcgatttaaaaaagaaaaagcgaAAGCATAAGAAGAagtcaaaaaagaaaaagaaatctgAAGGCGGGAGCGAATCATCGTCTGACACGGCGGCGGAAGAAGGagagatattaaaaaaagtgaagaaaatcaaaaaggaaaaaactaaAGAGAAACATAAGAATAAAAAACCCAAGAAAGATAAAGTAAAACGTGAGAAAAATAAGGTCAAAGAAAAGGAAACACATAATAACAATGTTGTGGTAAAATCGGAAATGTCATCTGTCGTTGTCAAGAGGGAGTTTAGTAATGATCGGTATTCCCGAGACTCTGCGGATTATCGTGACTCGAGAGAATATCATCAACATCATAGTGGTCATCATCACAGTTCAAG CTTGCGTGAAGACCATCACCAAGCAAGGATTAAACAGGAGAAAGTAGACCATTCATACCGGGAGTATGATAAGGAACGTGTTCGTGAACGTGATAAGGAAAGGGAAGATCCGAAATCACATAGAATTCAAATTAAAAGTTTGAAAGATAGCGCCATTTTCAAAGAAGCTGCTACGAAGGAAAAAGAACGGGAGAAAGACCGTGTAAGAGAAAAAGAACGGGATAAGGATCGTTACAGAGAGCATTCGGACCTAAGGGAAATGAGACGCCGTCGATCTGATTCTGATTTCTCCATATCCGATGAAGAACCTTATCGGCAGGGTCGATATTACGATTTCTATTCAAAGAAATATAATTCATTTTATGCAAGCTACAAAGATGAGGAGTATCAGCGCAACCGCAAACGCAAgcgaagcgaagacagagaacgATATAGGAAATCAAAATCAAGATCTCGGTCACCACAGTTTGACAAACAAAAACTTCTGGAAATCGCTCGCAAAAACGCTATTTCAATGCTTAAGAAAGGTACTCTTCCGGGAGCCCAAGGGTTAGATAAAGAATCTAAGGAAAAACttattttgaaaatgaaaacCACCGGAAAAACCGTGGAAGAATTGACGGAGTACTGTAAAAAGATCTCGGAAAAAGAAAGTTTAAACGACCTTTCGAGTGTGTCAGAAGATAGCGATCACGATGTGGATGGCAGTTCGAAAGCTTTTCATCATCCGTTTCAAATCAAAGATCCTGGTCCAATCgtaatgaacatcaaaaatgcaGTTCCTTTGCCTCCAAAGTCCGCTGAACAAACAAAGGCACTTCTGTTGCAGTATCCTGTTTCTTCCGGCGCTCAGCACAGAAAGATGGAGAGTGAATGGGTTCCTGTTCAAAAACCACCAACTGCTGCTCCCGTGGCCATAGTTCGCCCCGAAAAGCCtattccgaaaatattaccgACTTCGGCTTCATTCGTACAATCGGTTGAGCAACAGCAACCAGCCTATACGGCTGTAAACCCTGTACCGGGACCGCAAGTTTTCCCGCCTGTTGCTACCGATCCACAACCAGTTTTGCCCTCCGATCCCGCCCCGACGACTGCTTCTTTACCCGTTCCACTTACGGTGGATCCTTCTGTTGCACCACCCGCCATCAATCTTCCGACTTTCCCTCCACCGGCAGCAGCGTTAGAACCTCCGCAAATGGAAGTCTTCCCGACTAATCAGGAAGCAATGAAATTAGACGTGTCGTCTATCATTTCACAACGACTCAATGCTATGCGCAAGCTGCAAGACAATCCAGCCGATGCGGAAGCAATCAAGTTGCTATATAACACACAGAAGGATATGTCAGCGTGGGCGTCGTCAAAATTCACCCCTGGTCAGTTCTTGGGTTCCACTGGAGTTCAATGCTTGAGTCAACGTGAACTGGCTGAAGGTTACCAGCCATGGGCAAAGCGGGATTCGCTGAAGCAAACCGCTCCAGTCTCTGGTGGAATGGGCATGCATTTACTGCAGAAAATGGGCTGGGTGCCAGGAGAAGGTctcggaaaagaaaaaaatggttcCTTGGAACCTTTGCTGCTGGACGTCAAACTAGACAAGCGTGGCTTGGTAGCTAGCGCCGAGGATCATCAGCGGCAGATTCAGATGCAAATACAACAGCAACACAGTGGCCGAAGGGCACGGTTTACGAATGTAAAGATTGTCACCGATGGCAAACATCCGGTGTCTATTCTGGGAGAGTACTGCAGCAAGCGCAAATGGTTGCCTCCACGTTACGATCTGGTACATGAAAGCGGTCCGGGGCATGCGAAAAATTTTGTGTTCAAGGTGATTGTGAACGGTTTAGAATATCAGCCAGCGATTACCAACAACACAAAAAAGGAGGCCAAGGCTACAGCAGCCAAGTTCTGCCTGCAGCAGTTGGGAATTTTGCAGTCGTAA